In Alteromonas sp. RKMC-009, the genomic stretch AACAGCCAGCTCAAGCCGGCTGGTGAACATTGTGCGGTTGGGTAAGTCGGTGAGACTGTCATGATGCGCGTCATGGATCAGTTTAAGTTCTATTTCTTTTCGTTCTTCAATCTGCTGTTTCAGGAAGGAATTGATCTTATCAAGTTCCCGGGTGCGTTCTCTGACCTTTTCCTCAAGCAGTGCATTGTATTGCTGAATCGCGTCGGTATTCCGCTTTCTGCCAATTGCTGCTGCAATGTGATGGGAGACAAAGCGCAGCAATTCCAGATCTTTAGCCGTGTATTTAGCCAGCTTACCGTAAGTCTGAATGCCTATAACGCCGGAAATCTTTCCGTCTACCACCAACGGGGAACCAAGCCAGGAGTTCGCACTTTTCAGCATTCGCTGGGCAGCTGCCACATCCAGTTCGCCTGCCTGAGTCAGTTCCAGGACCCGTGGCGGGTTGATAAGCTCCGTCTGGCCAGTACGTAAAACGAATTCCGATAAGCCCAGTCCCAGCGGCCGGCGTTCAATGGTCTCTTCAGTGGTATCGCTGAAGTAGGGGAAGTCGAGGTATTCTCCGGTTTCATCCAGCGTGGCAATGTAACAGTTAGGTGCAGTGATCAGGCGGGCCAGTATTTTGTGTATGCTGGCGTAGAAGGCATCCATGTCGCCTTCCAGGTTCGCCGACAACTCTGAAATTTCATATAACGCCTGTTGCAGGGTTTCTATTTTCTGGCGCTCAAGAATTTCTTCCTGTAACTCGTCATTGATTTTACGAAGTTGCCGCGTTCTGTCCCTGATGGTGCGTTCAGTCAGTTCGCGGCTTTTTACCCGGTCCACCGCATTCACAATGTGCTGGGAGACAAACAAGAGCACTTCCAGATCTTCATCTGTATAGAACACTGTTTCGTCGTAAGTTTGTACCACCATTGCACCGATAACCTGGGAACCGCGCTTTAGTGGTACACCGAGAAACTGGTGAGGAACAGCGCCAACAATGCTCACCCCGGTTTCACGGGTGAAGGCTTCCTGATTCTCTTTTTCGAGAAATACATGACGGCCGGTACGCAGAATGTGGCCGGTGATCCCGTCCATCAACGATTCTGCCGGGATTTGTCTGATAGTCTGCTCGTCGAATTCATCGACAAAATAAACAAAATTAACGAGGTTGGCGTCTTTTTCGTAGAAGGCAACGAAGAAGTTATCCGCATTCATGAAGTCACCAATGATTTCATGGATAGCCGGATAGAGGCGGTTTAGATTGCTGACGGAACTTGCCAGTTCGGCAATATCGAAAAGCGCTTTCTGTACTCGCTCAGACCGTTTGTACTTGTCCGTAAGTTGTTGCAGCTGCGGTATGAGTTCGCGAAGCTCTTCCTCTGACAACTCGTACTGCGTTGACTCTGAAGACATCCTGATAAGCCGGTTATTATTCTGTTTAGTGCCCGCTAATAAATTAACCGATTTGTATGAAAAATGCTACTTATTGACGTTAATCTGAGGGAGTTTGTCAGGAACTGGCGGGGAAGTGTATGAAGATTAATACCCTGCAGCCAAAATGCTTATTATGAATGCAGGGTAAAGTATTTGTTAATTAAATGCCTTCGATCATGAACTCGATGGCTGCTTTAATCTCGTCATCACTACAATTGGCACAGGTACCTTTGGGTGGCATAGCGTTAATGCCATTCAAAGCATTTTGCCATACGCCGTCCAGCCCACGCTCATCCAGGCGGGGTTGCCAGTCTGCAGCATTGTGCAAACGCGGCGCGCCTAAAACACCTGAACCATGGCAGGCTACACACGCGCCATTGTAAACATCCTCACCGGAACGGGCGGCAGATGCGCCGGCGCCTGCAGCCGCTGCACCTGCGATGTTCAGTTCACCGTAAGGCTTTATTCTTTCTTTTATTGCTTCGTCTGTCATTTCCTGTGCATGGGCGGTGGTGAGCCCCAAAGCAACAGTCATCGCTATCAATGCTTTTACTTTCACATCTGTCTCCGGCAACGGTCTTGTTAGCAGTAATTGCCTGATTATAGCGGTTAAAAAGTCCCCGACAACATTTTGGTCACAAATACCTGGAAAAAGTGGGTGAAATATTCTTTAACCTGATTTCGGTCATGAAAACGCCAGATTCATGAAGACGTTAGCCGGAGCTTTAGGGTTT encodes the following:
- a CDS encoding sensor domain-containing phosphodiesterase, with translation MSSESTQYELSEEELRELIPQLQQLTDKYKRSERVQKALFDIAELASSVSNLNRLYPAIHEIIGDFMNADNFFVAFYEKDANLVNFVYFVDEFDEQTIRQIPAESLMDGITGHILRTGRHVFLEKENQEAFTRETGVSIVGAVPHQFLGVPLKRGSQVIGAMVVQTYDETVFYTDEDLEVLLFVSQHIVNAVDRVKSRELTERTIRDRTRQLRKINDELQEEILERQKIETLQQALYEISELSANLEGDMDAFYASIHKILARLITAPNCYIATLDETGEYLDFPYFSDTTEETIERRPLGLGLSEFVLRTGQTELINPPRVLELTQAGELDVAAAQRMLKSANSWLGSPLVVDGKISGVIGIQTYGKLAKYTAKDLELLRFVSHHIAAAIGRKRNTDAIQQYNALLEEKVRERTRELDKINSFLKQQIEERKEIELKLIHDAHHDSLTDLPNRTMFTSRLELAVANKQRYPENLFAVLFIDLDRFKTINDTLGHHAGDEFLIEVSRRIALCIRGHDLLARLGGDEFVVLLDNFEDAAAAEDVATRIIDAISKPFLLDGKEMYSGASVGIAHLESYYRTADEVLRDADAAMYQAKTLGRGRFVMFDKSMRDRLIEELELENEFRLALRQEEFDCYLQPVMDLRNDSAFYHELYVRWEHSRHGKVNRKHFREVADQSGLTLDLDLFQLRKACELLNNETEEPAGIEKIAVNVSINHLLQASLVTKILQLVEEYKVSPDRLVFEFDENDLNRRSQFILPAIKKLKRAGITLVLDNFGSGLASLSYLFAYPFDYIKIDHRFVKSLPRSQRNLKLIQSVMLISEHLKFDVIAEGVDARAQLKALNEIDCHYAQGKILSTPEPVARQKRA
- a CDS encoding c-type cytochrome, which produces MTVALGLTTAHAQEMTDEAIKERIKPYGELNIAGAAAAGAGASAARSGEDVYNGACVACHGSGVLGAPRLHNAADWQPRLDERGLDGVWQNALNGINAMPPKGTCANCSDDEIKAAIEFMIEGI